Proteins found in one Methanomassiliicoccus sp. genomic segment:
- a CDS encoding site-specific DNA-methyltransferase, whose amino-acid sequence MADDPKENFLYYGDNLDILRRYIEDESVDLVYLDPPFKSQQDYNVLFAERNGEQAAAQIKAFEDTWRWDRSAAEAYESVVLLGGKVSDAMSALYKFLGPSDMMAYLAMMAPRLIELQRVIKRTGWLYLHCDPTASHYLKLLLDAVFGPENFRNEIVWRRSQPKGHAVLRFSRAHDTILSYAKTNDAIFYPQYKEHDPEYVEKFYRFIEEGSGRRYRLDNLANPNKNRPNLTYEFPPGSGIVRVWRWTEERMKKAWEDGLVVQTREGGVVSQKRYLDEMDGTLITDFWDDIEHLHGSHHEALGYPTQKPEGLLERIIQASTADDALVLDPFCGCGTTIAVAEKLHRQWIGIDITHLAISLMRHRLDDSFGDQAIYKVIGEPVSLPDAEELAQTDPYQFQWWALGLVGARPAEGKKGADKGIDGRLMFFVENGKPEQIIFSVKAGNVTVSHVRDLVGVVQREKAAIGVLISMHEPTAPMRAEAASAGSYISKELGNPRYPKIQLLTIQDLLNGRRVDSPHSVRSSERNTTFKKAPVVKKKKKEDKKQAKLM is encoded by the coding sequence ATGGCCGACGATCCTAAGGAAAATTTTCTGTATTATGGGGATAACCTGGACATCCTCCGCCGTTATATCGAGGATGAGTCCGTAGATCTCGTTTATCTCGATCCGCCGTTCAAGAGCCAGCAAGATTATAATGTCCTGTTCGCCGAGAGGAACGGTGAGCAGGCCGCTGCTCAGATCAAGGCGTTCGAGGACACGTGGCGATGGGATCGTTCCGCCGCTGAGGCCTACGAGAGCGTTGTTCTCCTTGGAGGCAAGGTCTCCGATGCCATGTCGGCCCTATATAAATTCCTTGGACCGAGCGACATGATGGCCTACCTAGCCATGATGGCACCACGTCTGATCGAATTACAACGCGTTATAAAACGGACTGGTTGGTTATATCTTCATTGCGATCCCACGGCAAGCCATTATCTTAAATTGCTATTGGATGCTGTTTTTGGTCCGGAAAACTTCAGAAATGAAATTGTTTGGCGCCGATCGCAACCGAAGGGTCACGCAGTCCTCAGATTCAGCAGAGCTCATGATACCATCTTATCATATGCAAAAACAAATGATGCAATTTTTTATCCTCAATATAAAGAGCACGATCCGGAGTATGTCGAAAAATTCTATAGATTCATAGAAGAAGGTTCTGGTCGACGCTATAGATTAGATAATCTCGCAAATCCAAATAAAAATCGTCCAAACCTGACCTATGAATTCCCACCAGGATCGGGTATTGTTCGAGTATGGCGTTGGACTGAAGAGCGTATGAAAAAGGCATGGGAGGATGGTCTAGTCGTCCAGACAAGGGAAGGCGGGGTGGTTTCCCAAAAGCGGTATCTTGACGAAATGGATGGCACACTAATTACTGATTTTTGGGACGACATAGAACACTTACATGGGTCTCATCATGAAGCGCTGGGGTACCCAACACAAAAACCTGAAGGGCTGCTCGAGCGAATAATCCAGGCTTCCACAGCCGATGATGCTTTGGTTCTAGATCCGTTCTGCGGCTGTGGGACGACCATAGCTGTGGCGGAGAAATTACACCGCCAATGGATCGGCATTGACATCACACATCTTGCGATCTCATTGATGAGACATCGCCTGGACGATTCGTTTGGCGATCAAGCCATCTATAAGGTCATCGGTGAGCCAGTATCTTTGCCGGACGCGGAGGAACTCGCCCAGACAGACCCGTACCAGTTCCAGTGGTGGGCTCTGGGTCTGGTCGGGGCCCGTCCTGCCGAAGGGAAGAAAGGCGCCGATAAAGGCATCGATGGCCGCTTGATGTTCTTCGTTGAGAACGGTAAGCCCGAGCAGATCATCTTCTCGGTCAAGGCTGGTAATGTCACTGTCTCCCATGTGCGGGATCTTGTGGGTGTGGTGCAACGTGAGAAGGCGGCCATCGGTGTGCTCATCAGCATGCACGAGCCGACAGCACCGATGAGGGCGGAGGCCGCGTCGGCCGGTTCCTACATATCTAAGGAGCTCGGCAATCCAAGATATCCGAAGATCCAGCTACTAACGATCCAGGACCTGTTAAATGGTCGGCGGGTCGACAGTCCACACTCTGTGAGGTCTTCGGAGCGGAACACAACCTTCAAAAAGGCCCCGGTCGTCAAGAAGAAAAAGAAAGAAGACAAGAAGCAGGCGAAGTTGATGTGA
- a CDS encoding DUF4352 domain-containing protein, with protein sequence MALSKKMLLVIAVIAVVAIIAIAAVALSGGNNNASNDNDDEKSAENSTFKIVVTDVADMGAGEANLTEIFFNPSDGNHFVFVNVQITSKISEAGTAPALLWSLYTSDGQIHSITFLAENTVPSGIQGGATVNFVLPFEVVNNTTPTKLVYSGATTLEVDLT encoded by the coding sequence ATGGCACTAAGCAAGAAGATGCTGCTGGTCATCGCCGTCATCGCGGTCGTGGCCATCATAGCCATTGCTGCCGTCGCCTTGAGCGGCGGTAACAACAACGCATCGAACGATAACGATGATGAGAAGAGCGCCGAGAACTCAACGTTCAAGATCGTTGTGACCGATGTCGCCGACATGGGTGCCGGCGAGGCGAACCTTACGGAGATATTCTTCAACCCCTCGGATGGCAACCATTTCGTGTTCGTCAATGTGCAGATCACCAGCAAGATATCAGAGGCCGGAACTGCTCCTGCGCTGCTCTGGTCACTGTACACGTCCGATGGGCAGATCCACTCCATAACGTTCCTGGCTGAGAACACTGTTCCGAGCGGCATCCAGGGTGGTGCCACCGTGAACTTCGTCCTGCCGTTCGAGGTAGTGAACAACACCACGCCGACGAAGCTCGTATACAGCGGGGCCACCACGCTCGAGGTCGACCTGACTTAA
- a CDS encoding phage tail tape measure protein, whose protein sequence is MAGNLGDINVNVTANTADFTRGMATVQKEADNLATRLSSSFKAIGSTMSNVGRSMTAGVTLPLAAVGAASLLAYKDFDEAMSKIQAVTGMAADQISDLGDAARQMSRDSTFSSTEVADAMYWLADSTSTAAEIQEYLAGAMDYSTAAGTDLADTAQDLQTTMKAFNIDASRSGEVADNLTAAFQNSMWTAEEFNTAITYVSSSARLSGMSIGETAAALDVMSRAGYDASTAGAALRMGLTKLQTPSDALTKTMAKYGLTMDDVNPKVAGLEGALRNLRNANIDAGDAAKIFSVEAMGPMMSLISSSDGDFATLIQNMKDSGGAAAEAADIMANSAAGKMKIMQDKLQDIAITLGEKLFPIFEDLVNNYLMPALDWFSNLSEGTQGWIVKIGLLAAAIGPLLMMLGPMVSGLGSVMGIVGGLGGGGSILGGLSGLLGGGGAAAGGAAAGGIGLAGAAAVAAPVAAIGGIAAWAAIRDFDVDAMGQDIKGVTDFLGGIGQKIGDAINSVDWTELTNKILAFGPKVVDAIAKWLGGIDWGQLAKDLGSFADGIVSGIANWFNSIDWLGGMSDSLGSTSDLINGVINWFKNIDWGGMFSNLGAEAGKLVNGFVKWVSEIDWGQVGKEFGTGLRKLIEDLVNWVMSIDWWGVIQGIGNGIIGAIQGVVSFLATIDWWGLVVAIGNTVLGILEGIGGFIIGLFNLDGMYNTLAGGVTSLVDTAVSWITGFVNGLAGGISSLLGGAASWVLNFITGLGNGALQLITSAAIWVLNFVTGIGGGIGQLIGQAAQWVSNFVSGIAGGIIQLVSQAAAWVLNFITGIAGGVSQLISGALAWVTNFVTGIAGGVGKLISGAAEWVTNFINGIAGGVSKLVSGAADWVTNFVDGIAGGVDDLVSGAAEWISNFVNGITGGLGEIWDIGAKIIDQVVSGITGGIGKVGDAIGKAVGDLVPDGEWIPGFKLYAKGGYADKPTLGIFGEAGPEWIVPDGIMQSILDLRSQIISSAPMASIMSNLGQSMGLSATVPVGINPAGLSKTVYVGQIVMQMGTPNNVRSFMKDFRSELKLMGI, encoded by the coding sequence ATGGCAGGAAATCTGGGTGACATAAACGTCAACGTGACGGCGAACACCGCCGACTTCACGCGGGGCATGGCGACCGTCCAGAAGGAAGCCGATAACCTAGCCACCCGGCTATCCTCCTCCTTCAAGGCCATAGGCAGCACCATGAGCAACGTCGGCCGGTCCATGACCGCCGGCGTGACGCTTCCGCTGGCGGCGGTCGGCGCCGCGTCCCTCCTTGCCTACAAGGACTTCGACGAGGCCATGAGCAAGATCCAGGCCGTCACTGGCATGGCCGCGGACCAGATCTCGGACCTGGGCGACGCGGCCCGGCAGATGTCCAGGGACTCCACGTTCTCATCGACCGAGGTCGCCGACGCTATGTACTGGCTTGCGGACTCGACCAGCACAGCAGCGGAGATCCAGGAGTATCTCGCCGGTGCGATGGACTACTCCACTGCCGCCGGTACGGATCTAGCCGACACGGCGCAAGACCTCCAGACCACCATGAAGGCGTTCAACATCGACGCCTCCAGGTCCGGCGAGGTGGCCGACAATCTGACAGCGGCGTTCCAAAACTCCATGTGGACCGCCGAGGAGTTCAACACCGCCATCACATACGTTTCATCGTCCGCGAGGCTGTCTGGCATGTCCATAGGGGAAACTGCGGCAGCTCTCGATGTCATGTCCCGCGCCGGTTACGACGCCAGCACCGCGGGCGCGGCGCTAAGGATGGGCCTGACGAAGCTCCAGACGCCCTCCGATGCGCTCACCAAGACCATGGCCAAGTACGGCCTCACCATGGATGATGTGAACCCCAAGGTCGCAGGCCTGGAAGGGGCCCTCAGGAACCTGCGCAACGCCAATATCGATGCTGGGGATGCGGCCAAGATCTTCTCCGTCGAGGCCATGGGTCCCATGATGTCCCTTATCTCCTCGAGCGATGGGGACTTCGCCACCCTGATCCAGAACATGAAGGACAGCGGGGGCGCTGCTGCGGAGGCGGCCGATATCATGGCCAACTCTGCCGCCGGCAAGATGAAGATCATGCAGGATAAGCTCCAGGACATCGCCATCACCCTCGGCGAGAAGCTGTTCCCGATCTTCGAGGACCTGGTGAACAACTACCTCATGCCCGCGCTGGATTGGTTCTCGAACCTATCCGAGGGTACGCAGGGCTGGATCGTCAAGATCGGGCTATTGGCGGCCGCCATCGGCCCGCTATTGATGATGCTCGGCCCCATGGTATCCGGCCTCGGCTCGGTCATGGGCATCGTCGGAGGGCTAGGGGGAGGGGGCAGTATCCTGGGCGGCCTGAGCGGCCTTCTCGGCGGTGGCGGAGCTGCTGCTGGGGGTGCAGCAGCCGGAGGTATCGGGCTAGCGGGCGCTGCTGCCGTTGCCGCCCCTGTGGCCGCTATCGGGGGAATTGCCGCATGGGCCGCCATCCGTGACTTCGATGTCGATGCCATGGGGCAGGACATCAAAGGGGTAACGGATTTCCTGGGTGGCATCGGGCAGAAGATAGGGGATGCCATAAACTCGGTGGATTGGACCGAGCTGACCAACAAGATTCTGGCCTTCGGGCCGAAGGTAGTTGATGCCATAGCGAAATGGCTCGGGGGCATCGATTGGGGGCAGCTAGCCAAGGACCTCGGGAGCTTCGCCGATGGGATAGTTAGCGGCATCGCCAACTGGTTCAATTCTATCGATTGGCTCGGCGGCATGTCAGACTCCCTCGGCAGCACCAGCGACCTGATAAACGGGGTCATCAATTGGTTCAAGAACATCGACTGGGGCGGGATGTTCAGCAATCTCGGGGCGGAGGCCGGCAAGCTGGTCAACGGCTTCGTGAAATGGGTTTCCGAGATCGATTGGGGCCAGGTAGGCAAGGAGTTCGGCACCGGGCTGCGCAAGCTGATAGAGGACCTCGTAAATTGGGTCATGAGCATCGATTGGTGGGGAGTTATCCAGGGCATAGGGAACGGCATCATAGGGGCCATCCAGGGCGTCGTTTCCTTCCTCGCAACGATCGATTGGTGGGGCCTCGTCGTAGCTATCGGCAATACCGTCCTGGGCATCCTGGAGGGCATCGGCGGCTTCATCATCGGGCTGTTCAACCTGGACGGGATGTACAACACGCTGGCCGGCGGGGTCACATCCCTTGTCGATACCGCCGTATCGTGGATCACCGGATTCGTAAATGGCCTCGCCGGCGGCATCTCCTCTCTGCTCGGCGGGGCCGCCTCCTGGGTATTGAATTTCATCACTGGTCTAGGCAACGGGGCCCTACAGCTGATCACCTCAGCGGCCATCTGGGTACTGAACTTCGTCACTGGCATTGGGGGCGGAATCGGGCAATTGATCGGACAGGCCGCACAATGGGTGTCCAATTTTGTGAGCGGCATCGCCGGAGGCATCATCCAGCTCGTATCCCAGGCCGCCGCCTGGGTGCTTAATTTCATTACCGGGATAGCGGGCGGCGTATCGCAGCTAATATCTGGTGCCCTGGCCTGGGTAACGAACTTCGTTACCGGCATCGCCGGAGGCGTGGGGAAGCTCATCTCCGGGGCGGCCGAATGGGTGACCAATTTCATCAATGGCATAGCGGGGGGAGTGAGCAAGCTCGTTTCCGGCGCTGCGGATTGGGTCACCAATTTCGTGGACGGCATCGCCGGCGGCGTGGATGACCTGGTATCGGGCGCGGCCGAGTGGATCAGCAACTTCGTGAATGGCATTACCGGCGGCCTGGGTGAGATATGGGACATCGGGGCCAAGATCATCGACCAGGTGGTCAGCGGCATCACCGGGGGCATCGGCAAGGTAGGGGATGCCATCGGCAAGGCCGTGGGCGACCTCGTCCCGGACGGGGAATGGATACCGGGCTTCAAACTGTACGCCAAGGGCGGTTACGCCGACAAGCCTACGCTAGGTATCTTCGGCGAAGCCGGCCCGGAATGGATCGTGCCGGACGGCATCATGCAGAGCATTCTCGACCTCCGTTCGCAGATCATCTCCTCGGCCCCCATGGCCAGCATCATGTCGAACCTCGGGCAGAGCATGGGCCTATCGGCCACGGTCCCGGTGGGCATCAATCCCGCCGGGCTTTCTAAAACGGTATACGTCGGCCAGATCGTCATGCAGATGGGAACGCCCAACAACGTCCGGTCCTTTATGAAGGACTTCCGGAGCGAGCTGAAGCTGATGGGGATCTGA